The following DNA comes from Mya arenaria isolate MELC-2E11 chromosome 11, ASM2691426v1.
aaaattcatTGCTATATATTGTCTTTCGTGTCcactatacaaatatttaagcaatatgtttgaccaaacttggcaccaattgttttgaatattcacTGTAACATGAGTATGTGCAGAAATATAGATAGACatttgtcaaaaatatgtttaaaagaacagaacagaacaaaacatatagtttattaaaatatctacAAACATGTGGATGAGCAGgtaatacaaaatgtgaaatAGGAAACAATAATATATGAATAAGAGTTATACAATCAAATAAGGTCAGGATAAACAGAAACAGTGTTAAACCTCCAGATTCAATATTGTTCGCCATAAACTTCTTTAAAAAGCAAAGGTTATTCTGATTATTATCATGATATGaaattataattcatattttttctaatttcttaccaattacttatttcaataactCGTCTTACTTTGACACTGGTGgaaacacatacatatatacataacataGAACATATGTGATTAAATATCATGAAAGTGAATGATGAAGCAAAATAACATGTAGCACTTAGCAGAGCAAAATACATGCGTAGTACATCGGCATTTCAATAGATATGTTTAAGCACATTATATAATCGTACACATAAGCGGTTAAGGAGGGGGGCACACCCGGTGCGAGCCTCAATCCCTTAAATCGTCCAgatttacttttatataaagcaaagtaataaaataccCACCAAATTTACCATTTCGAACCAGAAATTGTTAAGATTTTCTTGGGAGAAAATCCACAAACACccatgaaaacattttaaaccaacCATTGATATATAGGTTCTGAGGGATAGGTGAATGTCAAAGGTTCTGCCCCTAAGTTACAACCCCTCTAACGTTAACTCCTGGATTTGCCCCTGGTACATACTAATTCTGTATTATGTGTGATGCATCAACttgtaattaaatatgtatgttttcgCAAATATATGCTTTATATACTCTCTTACTATACATTTagttcaaaaatcaaaatcctgtttaatttcatattttctccttttttataAGTTATTCACTGACTTTATTGATGATGTTCATTCTTCTTTACCCAGGCATTTTCAAATGCAGAATATTGTTTGTCcgttaatcaataaaatatagcaAATCACATTGAAgtgtaatatatatgtatatgttgtttgCTACTTATACTGCCAGACGAAATACTGAACAAAACTTAATTTCTGTGATGAAGTATTTAAACACTTTTCTACATTTGAACATTTGCAAATGAGTTTTAACACATTTccttaaatacaaaataaagtaaacagTTGTCAAGCGGCATGATAAGCTCGATGTAATTCGGATCTTGCTATACAATATACAGTAATGAATAAATCATATTAGGTCACAAAAATTTGAAAgcatgaaatattattatgataaaccACAAAAGCAAGTAGTCaaaagcttaaacataaacGCCGTTCAAAGGCATAGGACCAAGCCAATACGCCGCCTGATTATAAGTGAAAACTATTCGaaaacaaatttctttaaaaactgttcttgagttatttaaaattctttactttttaattaagattttttaaacTGTCCGAGAAGATCATCGCCAGTCTATAATTCCTATCAAGACCTTTCTTTGAGTCTACTGTGGAGTGTTTGTGAACGTGTATAAGCCGGTGCCCATTAAAGCAAAAAACTTGATTATTTTCCGTGTTTGGATCTCTTGTTTTTTACTTTCTTGTCAGCCGCCTTATGGACCCGGACAGCACCTTTTTCAGGCAATTCCGGCTCGGTTGATTTCACAGAAGTTTTCCAAAACGCAAACAAAGCATGCAACGGCGATTCCAAATGGAACATGTCTGAACAATCAGTGATTGTAGATGTCTCAAGACTCTTGCAAACTTTGCACATGAACGTACAATTGAAGAGAACGCCAGGGCTGGGGAGGGCCACTGGAGACATCAGGGCCTGATTCAGGTACAAGGCACTTAGGAAGCAGGTCTGTAACTGTGAAAAGCCGTGAATTATCTTTATTTCTTCGTTGCCCCATGATGCTTGACCGGTACATGTGTTTCGATGAATATCCATTTCATTAGCCATTTCTCTAACAAACTGTTCAACCCGATCGTTACCTTGATCTTCAATTGCTTTCACGATACTTGGAACCAAGCATTGTTGTTTGACTGTTTCACAAGCATCGGATCTTCTATTGATACTCTGAATGGAGTGGGagtgcaataaaataatgacaataatagCGGCACTCAAATGGTTCTCTGTTACCTTCGGTTCTGCATGTGTCCACCAAAAGCGTAGGACACCTATAAGGTACGTGGTACACGGATCGGCAGATACAGAATCGATAAGTTCAGCATTCAGTCATAAAGTGCCAAACATGAAGTTTTGCCTCTCCTCTACGGACATATCTGGGACATTTTGTAACGATGGAACTTTCATGGATTGAGATCCGTAAAAAACCTCCGTCGTAGGCTTAATATAGACCTTCATCCTATCGCCTTTCTGTCTGTCGCTTTCTTCTATGCAACTTTTCCTTGTGCCTTTTAAATCGACTAGAATGTTTGTCTTAACTTTAGAGTCTTTAGATTTCGGCCTGATGAATGGCGTTGTTAAGCCATACAGGACACTTCTGATGTACCTGGAGCAAACATACGTTGAAGGTTCAGCCAAGTGTTCAATCTGGCAATCGAAAATCACTCTGTGGTTCACAGCGACATTTTGCAGGAATGAATTGGCCATTTCAAAGTTTCTTAACATCTCCGGATAAGGCACTGGCAATGGATTTTTAGTGACGTAATCGATCAGCGTTCCAAGATCGAGTTTCGATATGCATCTTGAGTTTGCATTGAAGAACTTTTCCACATCCATGGTAGCGAATTCCGCAATGTTTGTGTAACTATCTATAGAGTAGCGAATGGCGGCTCGCAGCTCTGATTTCTGACCGGAAGATAGGTCTGCTACATGTTTCAATACGTTTGTAATAGCGTTTTCTTCCAATTCTACACCCATTGACCAATGGACTAATGACGCCATTCGAACCTTGGCTTTCAGGTTGAGAGATACATCTTTATACCGCCTGCATATCGCTGTGTAGAAAGCCTTCAAATGGCATTTATCTACATAATCATTACCACTTAATGTAGCGAAAATTGGTAGGAACTCCCATGGCCCACAGACTCTCTCAATTAAACGACTGTAGTGGTAACGCTTTACAGAGATGTATGTATATTCTCTGTCGATTGGTAAAGTCTCTGGTGCCAGCAAGGAAGATTGCTCCGTCTGGGTATGTAGCCGCAATTTCATGTCGATAAAACATGTCCCACCATGTTGGAAAGGTATAAATCCGTTCTTTAGCTGATAAATAAAGAAATCGCTATTATTACTGAGAACTGGGCAATTCCACTTATTTGCCAACACTGCTATTTCTCTGTCTTCCTCATATGGAATCGTGACGTGTGGTATCTGAAGCTCACGCAGGACATGGCGGAATGTTTCTTCACATAAAATCGGAAGGACATGTTCCTCGGTTGCTTCAGGGCCCTTCTCACATATCAGACCAGCGCGTTCTCTTCTAGACGCCTTACGTCGAACCACACTGTTCCATTTTCGGTTATCTGGATCACGCCCGCCGTACAGGACAACATACGGCTCCACCTTACAGGCATTGAGGGTGGCAAAGAAGGTTTTACAGTTGTTTGCGTAAGTGTCATAGTTCCCACCATACTCTTCTGGCACCTGATAGCAGTTGTATAAGGAGTGGTACAAATTTACGCCATCAATGATGAGTCGAGTGTCATGAAGTTCAAAATCATGAAGAAGGACGTCCTTGTTGTCGTTAACCAGTGTAAACAAACCTCGCACGCCCATTGTTCGCTTCACATAATAGGGATTCGGCCGCTCTGCAATAGGATTATTTGTCGTGAGACACTTTGAGTACTTTTTGCATCTTAAGACCAATATATGCATGTTTTCTTCTGACCTTCCTACCTTGGTCAATGTTAATCAAAATAACTGCCCGATTCCGAAGCAAATTTGGTTAGACATTAGACAAGTCGTTAACTTCCTATGTGTTGTCAATCTTAGTATGGCTCTTTCGATAAATAAAAGTGTCTTTAATGGGAATTAATGTCTCAAGTATGTCAATTTATTGGCTTAATCTTGTAAATATCTGAGATCTGAGGCGTATTTATAAAGAATCTAAGTGAAATTTTAATTAAGTCaaattctttaattttaataaaacacacaaagtTTATACACCAAAAATATGGAAATAAGCAAGACAAATGCCCGAACAATGAATGGTTATGCATAACGTTTTCACTTAGTTGTAAATCGCACTTAGAGACTTTATGAAAATGGCCACCTGCAAATGACATCTCTCTTTATATTGGGTTAATTTGCAATTTTGCTTTTGCTGATAATCAAGTGTCATCAGTCATTTATACATGGACTGATCTGACTTGTCGTCGAAAGGAACCGAGGTATCATGCACATCTAATTTCCAAACAAACggaaaaaaacttcaaaaacagggttttagatattataaattaaagctgttctctcacagatttaccgtttttccaactttttcattttttgtcttggaattagcaaa
Coding sequences within:
- the LOC128207765 gene encoding protein asteroid homolog 1-like, producing MGVRGLFTLVNDNKDVLLHDFELHDTRLIIDGVNLYHSLYNCYQVPEEYGGNYDTYANNCKTFFATLNACKVEPYVVLYGGRDPDNRKWNSVVRRKASRRERAGLICEKGPEATEEHVLPILCEETFRHVLRELQIPHVTIPYEEDREIAVLANKWNCPVLSNNSDFFIYQLKNGFIPFQHGGTCFIDMKLRLHTQTEQSSLLAPETLPIDREYTYISVKRYHYSRLIERVCGPWEFLPIFATLSGNDYVDKCHLKAFYTAICRRYKDVSLNLKAKVRMASLVHWSMGVELEENAITNVLKHVADLSSGQKSELRAAIRYSIDSYTNIAEFATMDVEKFFNANSRCISKLDLGTLIDYVTKNPLPVPYPEMLRNFEMANSFLQNVAVNHRVIFDCQIEHLAEPSTYVCSRYIRSVLYGLTTPFIRPKSKDSKVKTNILVDLKGTRKSCIEESDRQKGDRMKVYIKPTTEVFYGSQSMKVPSLQNVPDMSVEERQNFMFGTL